The following proteins are co-located in the Pomacea canaliculata isolate SZHN2017 linkage group LG10, ASM307304v1, whole genome shotgun sequence genome:
- the LOC112574199 gene encoding leucine-rich repeat-containing protein 74B-like translates to MTIICCETLLSSAAVRSRLTASTSTTFCSVKPGPMPPRKTPDQSSSAFHGDEDSSGLVLPEEIGEDQEEKEHDNLFFEQDALDKNKEGDEEESHVIQTSSIFFDEDLTISGLAPQNTWCNSTDSQILKDLYHKACEALKVIPCGKFLRDADQRRLVLNNQGIDSLGVKAVCLSLVGNLTIRELYLKGCRMDTEGMKCLADMLMTNPAIKVLDVSNNDLGTVGANILSDVIAVSETLERIRASSNNFGVQASQFIGQALERNSSLLVLDLSNNHFEAKSGVFLGQGLSKNYSLHTLDISYNHLNEAGIRGLALALKEGTVLRSLNLSWNGVGKTGAAQLGIAFSQNTHLVSLNLAGCRIPIDGVVDFLKRLDSNKNLKTVDFSDNPLTSTDSTTLLSVLKSKPNSGIDNIEIKSISVPQTFMNMLEELREIKPTFTVVYGTVLGTKSNHDYTGFDLLSSDPMSILVKFVKAKNMSILDLFDASGTDASYSLSHQLLVEYMQEAGLMLSIAQMDKLLMVLDKDGKGKIMFSELMEAYNSSMERMVKRGMYSRSSFLESHDMPKSTKQSSVHSSHEELEHIPLPSVLPED, encoded by the exons ATGACTATCATCTGTTGCGAAAccctgctgtcgtctgctgccgtGAGATCAAGATTGACAGCATCGACATCAACCACATTTTGCAG TGTTAAACCTGGACCGATGCCTCCTCGGAAAACCCCCGACCAATCTTCCAGCGCTTTTCATGGAGATGAGGACTCTTCGGGTCTCGTCTTGCCCGAGGAAATCGGTGAGGACCAAGAGGAGAAAGAGCATGACAACCTTTTCTTCGAGCAAGACGCATTGGACAAGAATAAAGAGGGTGATGAAGAAGAATCCCACGTAATTCAGACCAGCAGCATTTTCTTCGACGAGGACTTGACCATCTCAG GTCTTGCGCCACAAAACACCTGGTGTAACAGCACGGACAGCCAAATCCTGAAAGACTTGTACCACAAAGCCTGTGAGGCATTAAAGGTCATTCCGTGCGGGAAGTTTCTGCGCGATGCTGATCAGAGACGACTGGTGCTCAACAACCAGGGGATCGATTCGCTAGGCGTCAAAGCCGTCTGCCTTTCGCTCGTG GGTAATTTGACCATCCGAGAACTGTACCTTAAAGGCTGCAGGATGGATACCGAGGGCATGAAATGTTTGGCAGACATGTTAATGACAAACCCAGCCATCAAGGTGCTT GACGTGTCTAACAACGATTTGGGAACAGTCGGCGCCAACATCCTGAGCGACGTCATCGCGGTCAGCGAAACTTTGGAAAGGATTAGAGCATCAT CTAATAACTTTGGAGTCCAAGCTTCTCAGTTTATAGGCCAAGCACTTGAG CGGAATTCAAGCCTCCTAGTCTTGGACCTTAGCAATAATCATTTCGAGGCAAAGAGTGGAGTGTTCCTAGGCCAGGGGCTGA GTAAGAACTATTCTCTCCACACGCTAGACATCAGCTACAATCACTTAAACGAGGCTGGAATTCGTGGCCTGGCCCTGGCGCTGAAG GAGGGGACGGTCCTGCGGAGCCTCAACCTGTCCTGGAATGGTGTAGGCAAGACAGGCGCCGCACAGCTGGGCATCGCTTTTTCACAGAATACACATCTCGTCTCCCTTAATCTCGCAGGCTGCCGCATCCCCATCGATGGTGTTGTCGATTTCTTAAAACGTCTGGACTCCAACAAAAACCTCAAGACCGTGGAT TTTTCTGACAACCCTTTGACATCAACAGACTCAACAACTTTATTAAGCGTTCTCAAATCAAAGCCAAACAGCGGCATCGACAATATAGAAATCAAG AGCATCTCAGTGCCACAAACATTCATGAACATGCTCGAGGAGCTGCGGGAGATCAAACCCACCTTCACAGTAGTCTACGGCACCGTGCTAGGAACTAAATCCAACCACGATTACACCGGTTTTGACCTGTTAAGCAGTGACCCCATGTCCATACTGGTGAAGTTTGTGAAGGCCAAAAACATGAGCATTTTGGACTTATTCGACGCATCTGGTACGGACGCGTCCTACAGCCTCTCCCACCAGCTGCTGGTCGAATACATGCAG GAAGCTGGCCTGATGTTGAGCATCGCGCAGATGGACAAACTGCTGATGGTGCTTGACAAGGACGGCAAAGGGAAAATCATGTTCTC ggaACTTATGGAAGCGTATAACAGTTCCATGGAGAGGATGGTGAAGAGAGGAATGTATTCAAGAAGCAGCTTCTTAGAGTCCCACGACATGCCGAAGTCCACAAAGCAAAGCTCTGTCCATTCGTCCCATGAGGAGTTGGAACACATTCCCTTACCTTCTGTATTGCCAGAAGATTAG